One window of the Lytechinus pictus isolate F3 Inbred chromosome 5, Lp3.0, whole genome shotgun sequence genome contains the following:
- the LOC129260128 gene encoding neuropeptide Y receptor type 6-like → MATTPGFTSTEHVNVNENNETDSCSWLVKIEDREYNYPSRNLYHVSILCCVTLFGIAANGSLIFIVLKNRHLRKTQNILFVNLMIGDLVCLLVNVPIAIEFEIMQSNSNVSGNFICKFRNFSMIMSACLVVYSLVALSIERYQKIADPLGRNRWGESRAWGAFRSCSRHSNVLIVLVIWACSFAVAAPILVLAKEKNNRCSWIPHHTYQAKIFKMFRVMATFVIPFIIIATVHIIIACTLLRSIHDPIVKDSQIRRSLNGNGRHNSQKRLRDPRTTSRVKIVIVVTLLSTMFFLAQLPITIFNMLFEFHFCLLWLKSFIVFYRWSTTPFYVLCCFNPVMMYILSSRFRKQLMLDCCFPCRSPILHRMSMSTRTTENVPLDNHTVK, encoded by the coding sequence atggcaaccacaCCTGGATTCACCTCTACAGAGCACGTGAATGTTAATGAGAATAACGAAACGGACTCATGCAGTTGGCTAGTAAAAATAGAAGACCGCGAATACAACTACCCTTCTAGAAACTTGTATCATGTCTCAATCCTGTGTTGCGTTACGCTGTTCGGAATCGCTGCTAATGGATCGCTTATTTTCATCGTATTAAAGAACCGACATCTCCGGAAGACACAGAATATCTTATTCGTCAATCTCATGATCGGTGATCTCGTGTGTCTGCTTGTCAATGTCCCCATCGCCATCGAGTTCGAGATCATGCAGTCCAACTCGAACGTATCCGGCAACTTCATATGCAAATTCAGAAACTTCTCCATGATCATGAGTGCGTGCCTCGTCGTTTACTCGTTGGTGGCGCTCTCAATCGAACGCTATCAGAAAATTGCCGATCCTCTGGGAAGAAACCGCTGGGGAGAAAGCCGCGCTTGGGGAGCCTTTAGAAGCTGTTCAAGACATTCAAATGTATTGATTGTTTTAGTGATCTGGGCTTGTTCTTTCGCTGTTGCTGCTCCTATTCTAGTTTTAgccaaagaaaaaaacaacagaTGTTCATGGATTCCTCATCACACGTACCAagcaaaaatattcaaaatgtttcGGGTCATGGCGACATTTGTCATTCCTTTTATCATAATCGCAACGGTACACATCATTATTGCATGTACACTATTAAGAAGCATCCATGATCCCATCGTGAAGGATTCTCAAATACGTCGCTCTTTGAACGGTAACGGTCGTCACAACAGTCAGAAGCGGTTAAGGGATCCCCGTACTACATCTCGCGTCAAGATCGTAATAGTAGTAACGCTTCTTTCCACAATGTTCTTTCTTGCACAATTGCCAATCACCATTTTCAACATGTTATTCGAGTTTCATTTTTGTCTGCTCTGGCTGAAATCTTTTATCGTATTTTACCGCTGGTCAACCACTCCGTTTTACGTTTTGTGTTGTTTCAACCCGGTAATGATGTACATCTTAAGCTCCCGTTTCAGGAAGCAGCTTATGCTTGACTGCTGCTTTCCGTGTAGGTCCCCTATTTTGCACAGAATGTCAATGAGCACACGGACAACAGAAAACGTGCCGCTTGATAATCATACTGTAAAGTGA